From the genome of Salvia splendens isolate huo1 chromosome 7, SspV2, whole genome shotgun sequence:
agcccgagaccgagcccgcctggcttgattcgcctcggcccctcctccctctagccctttcaccgccttggtcccttgcggccgacgatGCCCATAAGAGGAGCCCCGTGCGtcggtggtcgtgccctcaacctcttgtgaggcgttgtCTAAcccgccctcaccagacgagtattggccacccgtcgtgtgcttcgtgcgttttgagctcgagcccgtgctggactggacaccgccggcccacctttcaatGTCTTTGACtccctcccaaacatcgacatgtttgaattctttgccgttgtcataaaaaaagactcgcatagccgctctcataatgtcggctccactggttCCTCTTTGGTATTGAGCCTCTttattcttgtagatgccgcaaaattttttgacatctctgtcgacttggtcaaaatgactgcagagcatcttcatggtgcggcggcgggaTCGAGAcggcttgttctcgttgtaggggtcggtgaccttttcccaaaaacacttgcgggtttgttgattcccgacgatgggatcgtatgagacgctgacccaagcgttgaacagagtcatcgtgtccttgcggttGTATGGATGACGACCTATCTCCTCCTTCTCGGCCGCCTCCTTCTCTTCCTCCACGGTGTCGAATGTGCgacccctggagcttccaccgccacGTGGCGAGCTATCGCGCCAaccgtccctccgagacgagaccgagacgtATCCCTGCAACACCGTTTCGCTGCCGTGTCGTttctccgagacgagatagagacaGCAACGAGACGTGTTACGGATGCTCTTAAGCTGCTGCTAAGATAACTCTTCTTACATTTTAGCTATATAATTTGACTGAACTTAAATTATAAGTATCTATCATCTCAAAAGATCCTAGAAATTAGTATTTCGAAATTCCAAATTCAAACTTTAGAAAATATAGTCTCTATAAATACTTAAATTTTTGCGCTCATGGCTTATGAACGTTACACAACCATTGGCCTATAGTCTCTACACTACCGTGGGTGTCGCGTTTGAAACATTTCGATAATCATTGGGACCGATCGACGTATGTAGATAAAGATTCCACTAAAATCTATGAAtcagaaaattaaattttactcCGTATTTTAAAAACGGCATATGCTCATTAATGCATATGAATAGCAAAACAAAGGGACGAATTAAAGCAAAAGGGGGGGCAAGGTCAACCGGGCCAAATTTATTACTGCTCTAACTCATGATAATTCACACTTCACTAGTAAGGAAATGATTTGTCACAATAATTACTCACAAGAACGTAAATTTTATGAAACTTTAAGATATATTCCCAGAAGATTACAATAAAATACGAGTATCACGATTTGTTATAGAGTGATGTGGAAGATTTTTAACATAAATAATGAGTTAAAAATAGCTAGGAAATGGCCATGGCCAtcacaataaaataatttaccCAAGATTAATGCTTTTAGCAAATTTCGCTagtcctttttttattttttcatttttttttgtctttaatGGTCTAATCCCGATCCGATGTGTCATCCCATTATTGGGCGAGGGTATGTAATTATTGGAGAAGCGGTGGAATCTGCTCTGTCGCAGACCACAGCTGTGTGGTGTGGTTAGTTGCTCCCCATTTATTTTCCTTTCcagttgtactttttttttaatttcctaaATATATTAACTCTCTTCCCTTTTTTTCAGCTTCTGCAAACTTGATACTTCATGCCAGAATCCCTTGATTTTTTCCCACAGATCCTCTTATCTTAGGCAAGTTTCCGATCCAATTCATTGCTGCTGAATCCTTCTAGCTAGATTTGATTTTTTGCAGATCGGGAAAGGGGATATGGCATTGGCGGCCATTAAAGCACTCTCGATTTATAGCTCACTGCATTTTCAGAAGAGGCTTGTTTGAATCTCGGATTGCTTTTTCTCGATGCTTCTAGTTTATCTCTGCACAATTCTCCTGTTCCAAGCGGCGGTTGCTCAACCGAGATCGGAGCTCTCCGCTATCGCGCTCGATTCTCTGCTACAGGACTACGCTTTTAAGGCTTTAGTCAGGCCGAAGACCGGCATTGTCTACGAAGGCAATGTGCCGTCCAATTTGACCGGAATATCCGTGGCGGCGCTGCGGCTTAGGAGCGGCAGCCTGCGGCGGAAGGGGGTGGTTTATAAGGAGTTTCACCTACCAGTAGGTGTGACTGCGCAGCCCTATGTTGAGCGGCTTGTGTTGGTTTACCACAGTTTGGGAAATTGGTCTTCACTATACTATTCTCTTCCCGGCCGGACCTTTTTAGCTCCGGTTTTAGGGCTTTTAGCCTACGATGCTTCCAATTTATCCGCCAAAAATCTCTCCGAGCTCGATATTCGGGCCTCGGGTGACCGCATTTCGGTAACGTTCCCAACGGTACGGGCCGGGCCGGGAGGGTTAGCCCCTAAATGCGTGCATTTCGCTTTGGACGGTAGCCTGGAATTCGAGAATGTTGTGAATGGGACTACTTGTTTGACCGCTGACCAGGGGCATTACTCAATTGTGGTGGAGACGGCGCCGGCGCCGGCACCGGCACCAGGCGGAGGTGCGCCGCGGAGAAGCGGCGGAGAGGGGAAAGGGGGAGGGAATAGGAGGGTTTGGATAACACTAGCAGCGGTGGTGGGAGGAGTGGCGCTTGTGGCGGCGCTGGTAATGCTGTTCGTTTATGTGAGGGGGTGCCGGCGGCGGAAGAAGCTCCGGCGGATGGAGCACGCGGCGGAGGTGGGGGTGCCGCTGCCGATGACGCCAGTGGGGAACACGAAGGCGCCGGTGGCGATGGAGACGCGGACGAAACCCTTGTTGGAGAATGAATTTGTGCCTTGATTTCTGGTAAATttccaaatattttattttctttcaattGGGATTTTCGTCTTCGTTGATTAAACACATTCAAAAAGGGAAATTCTTTACTTAGTGTGAATTGGACCGAAAATTAGTTTTCAGTTTGTTTTGATCATAATTTATTTTCGAGCTTGAGAAAAATGTAGGACGATTTGGATCCGTTGATTATTATTGTGCAGGTTGTTATCTCTTTGCATGATGTACAAATATTGGTGCAATCAAATTGGAGAATTAAGCCATTTTTCTAAGCCAAGTTATTGAAATGGTTGGTGCATTTTTTggtagtgtttttttttatgcGTAGGTGTGCTTTTAAGtgaaagtaaataaatatagaGTTACATCATTTTGTCCATCAAATGGTAATAACATCAATAATTATGAGTGTCAACTATGAAGATTCAAGAATGGAATGTAGTAGTAGTgtgaaataaagaaaattgggtttgTCATATAATCAAAATTTGATTCCTCATAGCTGTAAGACTTAAATTTTACTAGTTGTCAAGTTTGTTGAAGATATTAATAATATCGAATTTTTCTCTGGCAAACTTGTGTTTTCATGATATATCTGTCTGTCTGGTGGGAGATGAACATTGAATGCAAAGTTATATGGTTTTATTTAGAAGTGAAAACATCATTTTTGATCCACGGattttgccaaagtatcatttcaggtccgtgaactttgaaaatatcatttaaggtCCACCGACTATagattaatatcatttgaagtactttttactatttccaagtttttttggacgaaaataccctcaataccttaaagtgtatatatttttaataaatttatcatatattcatatttttttataaatatctttacaatatatttttgacaaattttctaaatataatttgaccttaaatattatcacttaattttgtgacatgcaagtaaaattgcttcttcaattttttatattattttttttaaattgaataaagaactttttttaataataaaaaattgaataaagatcttttcttgcgtgtcacaaaattaaatgataatattgaaggtcaaattatatttagaaaatttgtcaaaaatatattgtacagatatttataaaaaaaaatatgagtatatgataaatttattaaaaatatacactctttaaggtattgagggtattttcgtccaaaaaaatttggaaatagtaaaaagtatttcaaatgatattaactcatagttggtggaccttaaatgatattttcaaagttcacaaacctaaaatgataatttggtaaagttcgtggaccaaaaatgatgttccttCTATTTAAAATGGCTATGCAAGTTTCATGAAAGTGTATGTATTTAGAAGATGTGGTAAATTATAGAGGTAATATTATTGAAATGGTGGGTGACAAATGATGGTAGTGAAGAAGAATAGAGATGGTAAAAGTAAATGGCGACAAGAATGTGAAGAAGGCAAGTATGAGAGTGCGAGTaggtaaaataagagatgaCAGGCTGTGTAGGGATATACCAAAAATATAAACGACACAATCAGTTGGGGACTAGAGCTTTTACATCACGTTGCTGCACgtgacccccccccccccccccccccctattatttcatttctattttcctttttcattttttttataaaattgtataTCTAGCCCCCTTTCACTAAACTAAACAATTTATCTTTTTAGGACGATTAAATTAGTGTTTATAAATTGCTTAATATCTAAAACGACCTTGTTTTATTGTACTATCTATTTTGATGGCATACCATCGATTTTTGGTGCCAAGTCACTTTCGATTTGCCAGAGTTTGATTCCGTGCTAAACTCCGGAATTTATGAAATGTTTATAGACaccaattttgaaaattatgggaaaaaattaaaattcaataataatgaATGAATTTAGAATCAATTAACCCTTCTATAAATATGCCTACTATATATTCGGATATAGTAGTATTGATTAAAACTTGGATGTACCAAGATCACAAGTATAAATGGAGCGCACCGGTCACGGGCATCATAGAACGTctcaaaattaattgaattaaaaaatgatGAGTAATAAATTTAGAACCAATAATAAATTTAGAAACAAGAGTTCTCTTCTTTTCATTTGGGGTactaagatttaaaaaaattacgcATGAGTGATGATGTGTGTATACCATATCAATTAGACCAATGTATCCCATGAAATATATCACTACACCACTTTAGTAGGCGAGTCTTAATCTCAATACATCAAACTAATGGAAGCATGTGATCCATCACCTTTGTCACCTCACATAGTCCTCTATATAAGCGTAATTATTATACCTATAATTTTGAAACCTCCACGCCACGGTTTCATAtgtttttaaagaaaaattaggAATTGGAACCTTAAGTATAGAGCTAAGTTTAAGGAAGCTGACATCACATCACATGATAGCTTACCAATATTATTCCACCTAAAAACAATCCAATAATATAAGCCATTCTACTTCTACCTATATTCATTTATCTTAAAACGTGGTTTCCACAAtatcttttctttgttttttaaggCGCCCGCGACCCGCTCATATATCACCTAATTTCAGATTAGTGGAATTTAAATTAAACATTTCGTTTGGGTCCCGCAATTGTTTTCTCAAAACAAATTTGGATCGAGCCTCTTCAATCGTACATTGGTAGTACTAAATTCTCTGTGCTCACTATCatcattgatttttttaaagaaatgaaaagtgaaaattGTGATAGaatgtttttctttattttaaatccTCTTAATGAAATGAGTTTAGTTTAGTTACAGCCCACATGTGACTAAATTTAAACTTCAAAACAGTAGTATAGTATTAAATTGAACGTGTGAATTTTAGTGCGTCACCTCCAATAAAGAACCCACAAATTCGGCTCTACTATGATGATTCACGATTTATCATCTTCAACGCCATCTTTAGTCTTTTCTTCCAACTCTTGCCTTTTGTTTATTATTGGATTCTCATTCTCATATTCGATTATGatgcttttttttaaatatgtcaTTCGATATCTGATCATATTATATCACCaccaactttttttttgttctgaAAATGATGAAGTTAAAGATACAGTAAACGACCGTTTAGTTCAATaggagaaaagaaaataaaagaaacgaAGCAAAAGTAAGAGGCATAAAGTAGTTTCATACGGTTATGGACTCATTTCGATTATTCCCTGCTATCATATTATTTAGATTAGTACCAAAGGCAGAGATCGATCCCCTAATCATTTAGTTAAAAGTAGACGAATCTCGTGCCACTTGATCACACCCCTTCAatcgatttatttatttttctaaagtATCATAGTGTATATCAAATGGTTCAACATAATTCCTACATACATATGTAAACATTACAGCATTAAATGATTCAAAAGGCACCATAATTAAGAGTAGGAGTGTAGGACCGAGTCCAGAAATTTCAAATAACGAAATCGAATATTATTACGTTCAGTTAGAATTGGTTTCTAAATTTAAAAGATCAAGGGCACTATTCGTTCTATTTAGATAAATTTGTATATATAAACTCAAGACTAATTGAAATACCGATATCATTTTTTTCAGGGACTAccaatacaattaaataatttgatattattatttatttgtatttattatataaatatgataTCGAGTTTATtactactaattatttttaCCAAGACTCTATTATATTGGGGTTATGTGCTTAAGTTTCGAGTagtatttttattcattttatgatcaacaactttttaaattttatgactTGATGTTTTAAATTGGAATGGACAGCAAAAATATAGGGGAGTCTATTTTTAGGAGAATGGGAGTATAAATAAAGTCCAAAACGTCATTATATAATTGAAGGagcattttaatttgttgtccAAACCCTTGCTACAACTTTTTGTGAGGTAGAGATCACGAGATGGATTGAATCATGACAATAAGCTACACATCATCTCTAACAAACGACTCCATATGTAGGGAACTCTCGTATATATGTATGTACCCTAATTATTTGTCCAATATTTAGATAGTGTGGTATCGATTGCCATTGCATAcaattttcctttcttcttgCTCATTTATTatattacaattacaattacgtattttcatttgtcaaaaatataatGAGGAACTCAACATTTTCTTATGGAACTAAAAAACAGATTGTACATTTTTTTGCGTATTGCTTAAATCTACAATCTATTTATAATCAAAACATTTGATTTCCGCACTAGGTGGTGTACTAGTTAGTGAATTAGAACATTTAAATCAACcgtctaaaaaaattaatcagCAATATAAATAGGAAAATCTCATCCAGAaagtaattaatattttattattggtaaaccaaaaataatttgaaaactcTCTACATCGCCCTAATGTGACAAATGTACTAGATCTTTCCACCATACTAGATGTTATTCGAGATATTTTTGTTAttcaatatattttgatttCCTAGCgtttgaagttaattttttgtggctaatgatttttcttttccaatattatattagtaatttcctaagaaggaaaaaaaatccgAACATCGCATACATATTTGCTAGCTATATAATATGATTAAAAATCCTAcaacaataaatttaatataaaataccGAACCTGAAGTGGTGCCATTTAGATTTTGAATTATTGTGTTTCAAAATGATAATCATAAATTTGAAGTGATTTGAATTTCAAATGTGTGATTTGAATTCTGATCTACATCTGAATTAACTACGAAAGTTATTTTAAAttctttgaaattaaattttcttcATAACACAGAGGCATAGAGCACGACAACTCACACAAAAGAACAAATGAGGCTACAGCATTATTTTGTGTcttagggcatcagcagtggggcgccctaaagcccgctcTATGCATCGctacgtcagcattttatcttCCTACCCTTCCACTTGCAGTGGGGGGCCCTATGGCACACCCTATAGGTTttgctattgttttgttaattaatttaaatgttttcaaatatataaatgcaaactaattcaaaaacacaacgattaaatgAAAAACGACAaatactacattgattaaaaaaaagttacacgggttggaaataaaaaaaaagttctacTCTACAAAATTCTCATCTTCCgtcgcagctcatcgatcaacccctagAGGTATTCGGCTCTGAccggatccgtacacttcatgagggcgttgtgcgtgtccaacaacatccgcgccatcgaggccgttgccaactCCGAGTAGGCAAGTGCcgccggggtcggggtcgggatcggcgatggggaggCGGCTTGcaaggaggatgtcgccttcgccttccccttgttcttcgcagccttgacgcctatgggacgccgagaggacatcggtgtgctggaactctcttcctccgtgtACGTCCtattgaggtccaccggacgagttccgttttccctgctcgtgtaaccaccagcgtcggtggtcttcgtcctcttcgtcgcaccggtgtgcagaatcccgccttggaacttctgcttgtccctcaagagctcCCAGAtgctgaaatgcttgaagtcgccgtacagggactggtacgacaacaacgctttatcgcgcacatcgctcaagctctcgccgcttccctgctccctcaagcacttctcgtactccaccgcgaacaggttgacttgctttttcacctgatcccagtgcttgcggagctgctccctatggcgcttaTACGCGGTTGGCgacttcgcctcattgtagcgctcgacgATGCGCTTCCAGTACGCGAGCTACTTTTGGTTGTTCGTGAATATCggatcctccgatatatccacccaacacctcgccaagatgagggtttcatccggttggtagttcgtacgtccgggggcgtactcttcattcgttgccggaggtggcaacttgtacgccCTGTACTTGGttcgcttctttctggcgggggcggcggcggcagagGGGGGGCGGCCGAGGTGGCGGCCGCGGCGGTGCGACGGGAAGGGCggcagggcgagttggagacggctccatgtcagagcGACCGTAtgaatccgtactgaaatcgggattgTACTGCGTGTTAgggtcgaacgaccgatattcgtcaggttgtgtacccggccaacgtgcaccgTCTCCAAACATTAGGCTATCGGGACTTGAGTATTCatcggaatccattttataacGTAAGTTGAGAGTGGAAAACTGAATCAAAAGGTTACAAATGAAATgtggggtaggggtatttatataaacacaattttcgaattttaaaaataaaaaaataaaaaacgtgttgcatcgtccgcgccatcgtccgcgttgTCCATAGTGGGCggccgatggcgcggacgaggCCCTATCGTGCGCGGACTAAGCTTAGGGCGAGGACaacgcatcgtccatcgtccgcgcaccaacagtggcggacgatggcgcgcccaaAGCATCGGGCGACCTATcttccgccccactgtggatgcccttatgCTATATAACTAAGCATGTTGTGAATAATTGAATCGATAGACATTAATAGAAATCGATAACGAATTAACATTTAAACGGTAATTGGCACATTAAGGGTAGGGTGTCTGTTTTATAAATAGTTATCaatattatactattatatcaaattgatttattttgaattaaatacTAAGCTTGTACTGTGCCATTTCAGATttgaattatattataatttaatttttatcttACGTGGCAAtcaatattataataatttcaTTGTGTTCTTCGTATTTAACCTTcaatcttttaatttttttttccaactcaa
Proteins encoded in this window:
- the LOC121811190 gene encoding uncharacterized protein LOC121811190, with product MLLVYLCTILLFQAAVAQPRSELSAIALDSLLQDYAFKALVRPKTGIVYEGNVPSNLTGISVAALRLRSGSLRRKGVVYKEFHLPVGVTAQPYVERLVLVYHSLGNWSSLYYSLPGRTFLAPVLGLLAYDASNLSAKNLSELDIRASGDRISVTFPTVRAGPGGLAPKCVHFALDGSLEFENVVNGTTCLTADQGHYSIVVETAPAPAPAPGGGAPRRSGGEGKGGGNRRVWITLAAVVGGVALVAALVMLFVYVRGCRRRKKLRRMEHAAEVGVPLPMTPVGNTKAPVAMETRTKPLLENEFVP